Proteins encoded in a region of the Flavobacteriales bacterium genome:
- the acs gene encoding acetate--CoA ligase, whose amino-acid sequence MSNYHIKGLEEYFNVYRKSVRYPEKFWEEIAEEHFVWRKKWDHVLSWDFEKPEIKWFEGAQLNITENCIDRHLLTNANKTAIIFEPNDPKEAAEHISYGELSKRVNAFANVLKAQGIQKGDRVCIYLPMIPELAISVLACARIGAVHSVVFAGFSSSALATRINDSSCKMVITSDGSYRGAKTIDLKGIVDEALNDCTTVESVLVAKRIHSDIAMQEGRDQWLQPLLDDASTVCEAETMNAEDPLFILYTSGSTGMPKGMVHTTAGYMVGTAFTFKNVFQYRNDDVYWCTADIGWITGHSYIVYGPLANGATTLMFEGVPSYPDFGRFWEVVEKHKVNQFYTAPTAIRALAKENLDFVEKYDLSSLKVLGSVGEPINEEAWHWYNDNVGKKKSPIVDTWWQTETGGIMISPIPFATPTKPTYATLPLPGIQPALMDENGSEIKGNQVDGRLCIKFPWPSMARTIWGNHQRYKETYFSAFENKYFTGDGALRDEVGYYRITGRVDDVIIVSGHNLGTAPIEDAVNEHPAVAESAIVGFPHDIKGNALYGYVILKETGEGRKHENLRKEINQIITEHIGPIAKLDKIQFTVGLPKTRSGKIMRRILRKIAGKDTSNLGDTSTLLNPEVVEEIMKGAL is encoded by the coding sequence ATGAGCAATTACCACATCAAAGGATTGGAAGAATATTTTAACGTTTACCGTAAATCCGTTAGATACCCTGAAAAGTTTTGGGAAGAAATCGCTGAAGAACATTTTGTTTGGCGAAAGAAATGGGATCATGTATTAAGTTGGGATTTTGAAAAACCTGAAATTAAATGGTTTGAAGGAGCTCAATTAAATATTACAGAAAACTGTATAGACCGTCATTTATTAACTAATGCTAATAAAACAGCTATTATTTTTGAGCCAAACGATCCAAAAGAAGCTGCTGAACACATTAGTTATGGTGAACTTTCGAAACGTGTCAATGCTTTTGCTAACGTTTTAAAGGCTCAAGGAATACAAAAAGGCGATCGTGTTTGTATTTATTTACCAATGATTCCAGAACTTGCTATCTCGGTATTAGCATGTGCTAGAATTGGAGCTGTACACTCCGTCGTTTTTGCTGGTTTTTCTTCATCAGCCTTAGCTACGAGAATCAACGATAGTTCTTGTAAAATGGTGATTACTTCTGATGGTTCTTATCGTGGTGCTAAAACCATTGATTTAAAAGGTATTGTCGACGAAGCGCTAAACGATTGTACAACTGTTGAATCTGTTTTAGTGGCCAAAAGAATTCATTCGGATATTGCCATGCAAGAAGGTAGAGATCAATGGTTACAACCTTTACTAGATGATGCTTCTACTGTATGTGAAGCCGAAACGATGAATGCAGAAGACCCTTTATTTATTCTCTATACATCTGGATCAACAGGAATGCCTAAAGGTATGGTACATACTACTGCTGGATATATGGTTGGAACAGCCTTTACCTTTAAAAATGTATTCCAATATCGCAACGATGATGTTTATTGGTGTACTGCTGATATTGGATGGATTACTGGACATAGTTATATTGTTTATGGTCCGTTAGCAAATGGAGCGACAACTTTAATGTTTGAGGGAGTACCTAGTTATCCTGATTTTGGGAGGTTTTGGGAAGTTGTTGAAAAACATAAAGTCAACCAATTTTACACCGCTCCTACTGCAATAAGAGCTTTAGCTAAAGAAAACTTAGATTTCGTTGAAAAATATGATTTATCTTCTTTAAAAGTTTTAGGATCGGTAGGTGAACCTATTAATGAAGAAGCTTGGCACTGGTATAACGATAATGTTGGAAAAAAGAAGAGTCCTATTGTTGATACTTGGTGGCAAACTGAAACTGGCGGGATAATGATTTCTCCTATCCCATTTGCTACACCAACCAAACCTACTTATGCAACTTTGCCGTTACCTGGAATCCAACCTGCTCTAATGGATGAAAATGGAAGTGAAATAAAAGGCAATCAAGTAGATGGTCGTTTATGTATAAAATTCCCGTGGCCATCTATGGCAAGAACAATTTGGGGAAATCACCAACGTTATAAAGAAACTTATTTCTCAGCTTTTGAAAATAAATACTTTACTGGTGATGGAGCTCTAAGAGATGAAGTTGGGTATTATAGAATTACAGGTCGTGTAGATGATGTTATCATCGTTTCTGGACATAACTTAGGAACAGCACCTATCGAAGATGCAGTGAATGAACATCCTGCTGTAGCAGAATCTGCCATTGTTGGTTTCCCACATGATATCAAAGGGAATGCCTTATACGGTTATGTAATCTTAAAAGAAACTGGTGAAGGACGTAAACATGAAAATCTTCGCAAAGAGATTAATCAAATCATTACAGAACATATAGGACCAATAGCAAAATTGGATAAAATTCAATTTACTGTAGGGCTACCAAAAACGCGTTCTGGTAAAATTATGCGTCGAATTTTACGAAAAATTGCTGGTAAAGATACTAGTAACTTAGGTGATACCTCTACATTATTAAATCCTGAAGTTGTTGAAGAAATAATGAAAGGAGCTTTATAA
- a CDS encoding class I SAM-dependent methyltransferase → MKKREIIYLTPFENTFESNYLAVRAKENRVYADEVVAILPDVATDHSQYLEWKLRQKTRQRFVNYLKQKSYKNVLDIGCGNGWFTNIIAQNIDGKIIGLDINKEELEQGRRVFLDSRLTFAYGDLFYAEFEEKFDLIVLNAAVQYFPDLTLLFQRLKSLLSARGEIHILDSPFYSTLEESRAAQQRTATYYKQLGFPEMEKYYYHHQLDDLNGWERLYVPPKNMLQKIMNRKDSPFGWYTWKSGE, encoded by the coding sequence ATGAAAAAGAGGGAAATTATTTACTTAACACCTTTTGAAAATACTTTTGAAAGTAATTATTTAGCGGTAAGAGCAAAAGAAAATCGTGTGTATGCTGACGAAGTAGTAGCAATATTACCTGATGTTGCTACCGATCATTCTCAATATCTTGAATGGAAGTTAAGACAAAAAACAAGACAACGTTTTGTAAATTACTTAAAACAAAAGTCGTATAAGAATGTATTGGATATAGGTTGTGGAAATGGTTGGTTTACGAATATTATAGCCCAAAATATAGATGGAAAAATAATAGGGTTAGATATCAATAAAGAAGAACTAGAGCAGGGGAGAAGAGTGTTTTTAGATTCAAGGTTAACTTTTGCTTATGGAGATCTTTTTTATGCAGAGTTTGAAGAAAAGTTTGATTTAATTGTGCTCAATGCTGCTGTCCAATATTTTCCTGATTTAACATTGTTGTTTCAACGTTTGAAAAGCCTTTTAAGTGCTAGAGGAGAAATACATATTTTGGATAGCCCTTTTTATTCTACTTTAGAAGAAAGTCGAGCAGCACAACAAAGAACGGCAACTTATTACAAACAACTAGGTTTTCCAGAGATGGAAAAATATTATTATCATCATCAACTAGATGATTTAAATGGATGGGAGAGGTTATATGTTCCTCCAAAAAATATGCTACAAAAGATAATGAACAGAAAAGATTCTCCTTTTGGATGGTATACATGGAAAAGTGGAGAATAA
- a CDS encoding B12-binding domain-containing radical SAM protein, which translates to MDVLLTHGYFIVEDEKEQGIMRPYPPLGILYLSKFLKDRALDVGLFDTTFSDFDTLLSEIKDKQPNAVAIYTNLMTKLNVIRLMKAIRKEAVLEQTKIILGGPDVTYNYKRYLKAGADFIVIGEGEETLFELVTAIKRNEPYLEIAGIAYTNKGAAVKNTARVKIKNINELPFPDREGIDLNAYLEVWKKYHGQSTISISTQRGCPYTCKWCSTAVYGQSYRRRSPELVADEVAYLIETYNPDSLWFVDDVFTVSHKWIASLHQEFLKRGIKISFECITRAERLTDEVLKQLAEMGCSKIWIGAESGSQRIIDQMDRRVDINLVREMMLKTKAYGIQSGTFIMVGYPTETLEDIYTTTRYLKAAQPDNFTITVAYPIVGTDLYNEIEQAIIHELDWETTTDRDIEFKRTYSRKFYDYAVRYIVNEVNAELKTKSPTEKLKHKAKAQLAHVGMLLNK; encoded by the coding sequence ATGGATGTACTTTTAACACATGGCTATTTCATTGTAGAAGATGAAAAGGAGCAAGGTATTATGCGTCCATACCCTCCTTTAGGAATACTCTATCTTTCAAAGTTTTTAAAAGATAGAGCACTTGATGTAGGGTTGTTTGATACAACATTTTCAGATTTTGATACACTGCTTAGTGAAATAAAGGATAAACAACCCAATGCAGTGGCTATCTATACCAATCTCATGACAAAATTAAATGTCATTCGGTTAATGAAAGCAATTCGCAAAGAAGCTGTTTTAGAACAAACTAAAATTATTTTGGGAGGTCCAGACGTTACATATAATTACAAGAGGTACCTCAAAGCAGGAGCTGATTTTATTGTAATAGGAGAAGGGGAAGAAACACTATTTGAATTGGTAACAGCTATAAAAAGGAATGAACCATACCTAGAAATAGCAGGAATAGCGTATACAAATAAAGGTGCAGCTGTAAAAAATACAGCACGAGTTAAAATAAAAAATATTAACGAGTTACCATTTCCTGATCGAGAAGGAATAGACTTGAATGCCTACCTTGAGGTATGGAAAAAATACCATGGACAAAGTACCATATCGATATCCACACAAAGAGGATGTCCCTATACTTGCAAGTGGTGCAGTACAGCAGTTTATGGACAAAGTTATAGAAGACGATCTCCAGAATTAGTTGCCGATGAAGTCGCGTATTTAATTGAAACCTATAATCCTGATTCCTTATGGTTTGTTGATGATGTGTTTACAGTCAGCCATAAATGGATCGCTAGTTTGCATCAAGAGTTTTTAAAACGTGGGATTAAGATTTCTTTTGAATGTATTACACGTGCAGAACGCTTAACTGATGAAGTATTAAAGCAGTTAGCAGAAATGGGATGTAGTAAAATTTGGATAGGTGCAGAAAGTGGTTCCCAGCGCATTATTGATCAAATGGATCGGAGGGTAGATATTAATTTAGTTCGAGAGATGATGCTAAAAACCAAAGCCTATGGAATACAGTCAGGAACATTTATTATGGTAGGATATCCAACAGAAACACTAGAGGATATCTATACGACAACTCGTTATTTAAAGGCTGCTCAACCCGATAATTTTACCATAACAGTAGCCTACCCAATAGTTGGGACTGATTTATACAATGAAATAGAACAGGCTATTATCCATGAATTAGATTGGGAAACAACAACCGATAGAGATATTGAATTCAAACGGACTTATTCGCGGAAGTTTTATGATTATGCAGTACGTTATATCGTTAATGAGGTGAATGCTGAATTAAAAACAAAAAGTCCTACAGAAAAATTGAAGCATAAGGCAAAGGCTCAATTGGCGCATGTAGGCATGTTATTAAACAAATGA
- a CDS encoding methyltransferase domain-containing protein: MEAEFDHIAKEYDATFTNTTVGRAQRTVVYQLLNECISDWNNLSILELNCGTGEDAVYLAQKGAKVLATDISPQMVQVTQKKTQGFLNIESTVLAINLLEKLGQKFDVIFSNFGGLNCLGEEEVKQFIINAHNSLNEGGKLILVIMPSVCLWESFYFSSKLKFGEAFRRRKKEGALAQVEDKQIRTYYYSPQFIQRNSEGFRLVKLAPVGFCVPPSYLDNWFKNKPKSIQKLIKLDKSLLKFNKLAALSDHFFICLEKL, encoded by the coding sequence ATGGAAGCTGAATTTGATCATATCGCCAAAGAATATGATGCTACTTTTACTAATACTACAGTAGGAAGAGCACAAAGAACTGTTGTTTACCAACTGTTGAATGAGTGTATAAGTGATTGGAATAATTTATCTATTTTAGAATTGAATTGTGGTACGGGAGAGGATGCTGTTTATCTCGCTCAAAAAGGAGCTAAAGTTTTAGCCACAGATATTTCTCCTCAAATGGTTCAAGTAACCCAAAAGAAGACACAAGGATTCCTCAATATCGAGTCCACCGTTTTAGCGATTAATTTATTAGAAAAATTGGGACAAAAATTTGATGTTATTTTTTCAAATTTTGGAGGCTTAAACTGTTTAGGAGAGGAAGAGGTTAAACAATTTATTATTAATGCACATAATAGCCTAAATGAAGGTGGGAAATTAATATTGGTTATCATGCCTTCTGTCTGTTTATGGGAGTCATTTTATTTTTCTTCCAAGCTGAAGTTTGGAGAAGCTTTTAGAAGAAGAAAGAAAGAAGGTGCATTAGCCCAGGTAGAAGATAAACAAATTAGAACATACTATTACTCCCCACAGTTTATTCAACGAAATAGTGAGGGGTTTCGCCTTGTCAAATTAGCACCAGTAGGATTCTGTGTACCTCCATCTTATTTGGATAATTGGTTTAAAAATAAGCCTAAAAGCATTCAAAAACTGATAAAATTGGATAAAAGTTTGCTAAAATTTAATAAATTGGCTGCTCTTTCAGACCATTTTTTTATTTGTTTAGAGAAGTTATAA
- a CDS encoding B12-binding domain-containing radical SAM protein gives MSKVLLSHSYYYQLDPKQWNTGMPYPPLGTIFAASYLRENGFEVSLFDVCLKTGPEAIETIIQKEQPEYFVLYDDGFNYLTKMCLTNMREAAFKMLQIAKKYQCKVIVSSSDSTDHFQQYIENGADVVLLGEGELSLLETIQKFQNNEVINEVKGICFQNEGEIINTGRRAVIRDLDILPQPAWDLVDIDAYKKVWKAKGNAYALNIATTRGCPYQCNWCAKPIYGNRYNSRSPKRVVEEIKLLKAQFGVTNFWMCDDIFGLKPNWVQEFDQYLKQEDLAITYKIQSRADLLLKEDNIDALVSSGLKEVWIGAESGSQRILDAMDKGTTIEQIEKATQLLQSKGVRVAFFLQFGYLGETKEEVEETIDMLLRCMPDDIGVSVSYPLPGTKFYDMVSSELGQKANWEDSDDLALMFSNTFNQAYYKTLHRYVHKVFRNEQAKERKAIGKQLYYAPIIQYYKYKLKQLSNRV, from the coding sequence ATGAGTAAGGTATTATTGAGTCATAGTTATTATTATCAACTGGATCCGAAACAATGGAATACAGGGATGCCTTATCCGCCTTTGGGGACGATATTTGCAGCTAGTTATTTACGAGAAAATGGATTTGAGGTAAGCTTGTTTGATGTGTGTTTGAAAACTGGACCAGAAGCCATAGAAACGATTATTCAAAAAGAGCAGCCAGAATATTTTGTTTTATACGATGATGGGTTTAACTATTTGACCAAAATGTGCCTCACCAATATGCGGGAAGCTGCATTTAAAATGCTTCAGATTGCAAAAAAATACCAATGTAAGGTGATTGTATCGAGTTCAGATTCTACAGATCATTTTCAGCAATATATCGAAAATGGCGCCGATGTGGTTTTATTGGGGGAGGGAGAACTTTCTTTATTAGAAACGATTCAAAAGTTTCAAAATAATGAGGTTATCAATGAGGTAAAAGGAATTTGTTTTCAAAATGAAGGAGAAATCATTAATACAGGACGTAGAGCAGTTATTAGAGATTTAGATATTTTACCACAACCAGCTTGGGATTTGGTTGATATTGACGCCTATAAAAAAGTGTGGAAAGCAAAAGGAAATGCTTATGCTCTAAATATAGCAACTACAAGAGGCTGTCCATACCAATGTAATTGGTGCGCCAAACCTATTTATGGAAATCGTTATAATTCTAGGAGTCCTAAGAGAGTAGTAGAGGAAATCAAATTACTAAAAGCGCAATTTGGCGTAACTAATTTTTGGATGTGTGACGATATTTTTGGATTAAAACCCAATTGGGTTCAAGAGTTTGATCAATATTTAAAACAAGAAGATTTAGCCATTACCTATAAAATACAAAGTAGAGCTGATTTATTATTAAAAGAAGATAATATTGATGCCTTGGTATCCTCAGGATTAAAAGAAGTTTGGATTGGTGCCGAAAGTGGTTCTCAACGGATTTTAGATGCCATGGATAAAGGAACAACAATTGAACAAATAGAAAAAGCCACTCAATTGTTACAAAGTAAAGGTGTTCGGGTAGCATTTTTCTTACAATTTGGTTATTTAGGAGAAACCAAAGAAGAGGTAGAAGAGACGATAGACATGCTTTTACGCTGTATGCCAGATGATATTGGAGTGAGTGTTTCCTATCCTTTACCAGGAACAAAGTTTTATGATATGGTAAGTTCTGAATTAGGACAAAAAGCCAATTGGGAAGATTCAGATGATTTAGCACTAATGTTTTCCAATACCTTTAACCAAGCGTATTACAAAACATTACATCGCTATGTACATAAAGTCTTTAGAAACGAGCAAGCAAAAGAACGAAAGGCGATAGGAAAACAACTCTATTATGCGCCAATTATTCAGTATTATAAATACAAACTTAAACAGTTGAGCAACCGAGTATAA
- a CDS encoding nucleotidyltransferase domain-containing protein has translation MHIHPTENISSILKALAYFDVFSYPLSYEELYQYSKFEDKVEFDRELQELIEKQFIHNLDGFYSLIEDIKIVKERIEGEKRAEKYLFQAVKKSKLIAKFPYVRGVFISGSLSKGVMAEDGDIDFFIITKPNRLWIARTLLILYKKTILLNSRKYFCVNYFIDEEQLEIEQKNRFTATEIVTLIPMVNNKLYQQFIEANQWINEYYIHAKSTSKYTIELKRSLFQNFVEPILNMPLGERVDAYFMKLTLKRWKQKFGTMENADFDVALKTTKRVSKHHPSNFQAKVIQKYNQIIEDITNT, from the coding sequence ATGCACATTCACCCAACTGAAAATATTAGCTCTATTTTAAAAGCGCTGGCATATTTTGACGTGTTTAGTTACCCATTGTCTTATGAGGAGCTATATCAATATTCTAAGTTTGAAGATAAGGTAGAATTCGATAGAGAATTGCAAGAATTGATAGAAAAGCAATTCATTCATAACTTGGATGGTTTCTATAGTCTAATAGAAGATATTAAAATTGTTAAAGAAAGAATTGAAGGAGAAAAACGTGCAGAGAAATACCTTTTCCAGGCGGTAAAAAAGTCGAAATTGATTGCTAAGTTTCCCTATGTAAGAGGCGTGTTTATATCTGGTTCATTGTCGAAAGGAGTCATGGCTGAAGATGGTGATATCGATTTTTTTATCATTACAAAACCCAATCGACTATGGATAGCAAGAACGCTATTGATATTATATAAAAAGACAATCTTACTGAATTCTAGAAAGTATTTTTGTGTGAATTATTTTATAGATGAAGAACAGCTAGAAATTGAACAGAAAAATAGGTTTACAGCTACAGAAATTGTTACATTGATCCCTATGGTAAATAATAAATTGTACCAACAGTTTATAGAAGCCAATCAATGGATTAATGAGTATTATATTCATGCGAAATCAACCTCTAAATATACGATAGAGTTGAAAAGAAGTCTCTTTCAAAACTTTGTAGAGCCGATATTAAATATGCCTCTTGGAGAACGCGTGGATGCCTATTTTATGAAACTAACTTTGAAGCGTTGGAAGCAAAAGTTTGGAACAATGGAAAATGCTGATTTTGATGTCGCACTTAAAACAACAAAGCGTGTGTCCAAGCATCATCCAAGTAATTTTCAGGCGAAAGTAATTCAAAAATATAATCAAATAATAGAAGATATAACTAATACATAG
- a CDS encoding glycosyltransferase family 4 protein, giving the protein MVKELVEQGVEVTVFTLHYPFVKSTYNWCGAKVVPLNGKNSFIVRKTVLFHRLLKAFTTIDREHKIAVIHSFWLNETTYWAEKLGRKFDIPVVATALGQDVLPVNRYLKKIKWNAVEIFCLSQYQKKHLEKALSQKIGVIPLGVVTTTTQLKTFDIVGVGNLIPLKNFSYLIALCRALKPIKPNFSAKLIGVGQELEKLKQLVQAYELNDNIQFLGELSYTETQTQIAQAKVLVHPSNFEGFGMILIEALANQTFVLSSPVGIAPELEAIAKLKMDVTKDLKVLIALLDRDVPPARLHSIQETVSAYIKLYHQLV; this is encoded by the coding sequence TTGGTAAAAGAATTGGTTGAGCAAGGAGTGGAGGTTACGGTATTTACTTTGCATTACCCTTTTGTCAAATCAACCTATAATTGGTGTGGCGCAAAAGTAGTTCCCTTGAATGGTAAAAACAGTTTTATTGTTCGAAAAACAGTTTTATTTCATCGTTTATTGAAAGCATTTACTACCATTGATCGAGAACATAAAATAGCGGTGATTCACTCTTTTTGGTTAAATGAAACAACCTATTGGGCTGAAAAATTAGGACGTAAGTTTGATATCCCAGTTGTGGCTACTGCATTAGGGCAAGATGTGTTACCTGTTAATCGTTATTTGAAAAAAATCAAATGGAATGCTGTTGAGATTTTTTGCCTCTCTCAATACCAAAAGAAGCATTTAGAAAAAGCGCTTTCTCAAAAAATAGGAGTTATTCCATTAGGAGTCGTCACCACCACGACTCAGCTTAAAACATTTGATATTGTAGGTGTAGGTAATTTAATTCCCCTTAAAAACTTTAGTTACTTAATAGCCTTGTGTAGAGCTTTAAAGCCAATAAAACCAAATTTTTCTGCCAAGTTGATAGGAGTAGGTCAAGAATTGGAAAAATTAAAACAGCTTGTTCAAGCGTATGAACTAAATGATAACATACAATTTTTGGGAGAGCTATCATATACGGAAACGCAAACCCAAATAGCACAAGCAAAAGTGTTAGTCCATCCTTCTAATTTTGAGGGATTTGGTATGATTTTGATTGAAGCTTTAGCTAATCAAACTTTTGTGCTCTCTTCACCAGTAGGAATCGCACCAGAGCTAGAAGCTATAGCGAAATTAAAAATGGATGTAACTAAAGATTTAAAGGTCTTGATTGCTCTATTGGATAGGGATGTTCCTCCAGCTAGATTACATTCAATTCAAGAAACTGTGAGTGCATACATAAAATTATATCATCAGTTGGTATAA